A window from Microbacterium ginsengiterrae encodes these proteins:
- a CDS encoding PKD domain-containing protein, which translates to MLTVKIGATVAMSLAATLSPIHMVSSGAECAKELALLGLCDNNTGTEIIIDGSQETGGDPGSSPIDVGWQPPTDDSWSPQKPFDFDQCLIDWDSYIHCFRASEEAEEKMEEDDAPAIPAVTISDLVRFAPAGSVIHGEPDDVGVVGLPMNFVAAASVHTVDASLFGFPISVRFTPSAYDFSFGDGTTLTASSGGATWESLGQAQFTPTDTGHTYTERGTYTARVDVRYTAEVDLGVGWFPVDGEVTAPGPARDIRIFQAHTALVAYTCAQAPTSPGC; encoded by the coding sequence ATGCTGACAGTCAAGATCGGCGCGACTGTCGCCATGAGCCTCGCTGCGACCCTCAGTCCCATCCACATGGTCTCATCGGGTGCCGAATGCGCGAAGGAGCTGGCCCTTCTTGGGCTGTGCGACAACAACACCGGCACGGAGATCATCATCGACGGGTCGCAGGAGACGGGCGGGGACCCCGGCTCCTCCCCCATCGATGTCGGCTGGCAACCGCCGACGGACGACTCGTGGTCCCCGCAGAAGCCATTCGACTTCGACCAGTGCCTGATCGACTGGGACTCCTACATCCACTGCTTCCGCGCATCGGAAGAGGCCGAGGAGAAGATGGAGGAGGATGACGCCCCGGCGATACCGGCCGTGACCATCTCCGATCTCGTCCGCTTCGCACCCGCAGGCTCCGTCATCCACGGCGAGCCGGACGACGTCGGCGTCGTCGGGCTGCCGATGAACTTCGTGGCCGCGGCATCCGTGCACACGGTCGATGCGTCACTCTTCGGATTCCCGATCTCCGTACGGTTCACCCCGTCCGCGTACGACTTCTCCTTCGGCGACGGCACAACGCTCACCGCGTCGTCGGGCGGCGCGACGTGGGAGAGCCTCGGGCAGGCGCAGTTCACACCGACCGACACCGGCCACACCTACACCGAACGCGGCACGTACACGGCCAGGGTCGATGTCCGATACACCGCCGAGGTCGACCTCGGCGTCGGCTGGTTCCCCGTCGACGGTGAAGTCACCGCACCCGGCCCTGCACGGGATATCCGTATCTTCCAGGCCCACACGGCGCTCGTCGCGTACACGTGCGCGCAGGCTCCCACCTCCCCCGGCTGCTGA
- the rpsA gene encoding 30S ribosomal protein S1 — MTTATTAPATKQVAINDIGSAEDFLAAVEKTLKFFNDGDIIEGTIVKIDRDEVLLDVGYKTEGVIPSRELSIKHDVDPNEVVKVGDVVEALVLQKEDKEGRLILSKKRAQYERAWGDVEKIKEDDGVVTGTVIEVVKGGLIVDIGLRGFLPASLIELRRVRDLTPYLGQEIEAKILELDKNRNNVVLSRRALLEQTQSESRTTFLNNLHKGQVRKGQVSSIVNFGAFVDLGGVDGLVHVSELSWKHIEHASEVVEVGQEVTVEILEVDLDRERVSLSLKATQEDPWQVFARTHAIGQIAAGKVTKLVPFGAFVRVADGIEGLVHISELSSKHVELAEQVVSVGEEVFVKVIDIDLERRRISLSLKQANESVDPNGTEFDPALYGMLAEYDDNGEYKYPEGFDPETGAWKEGFDAQREAWEQEYAAAQARWEAHKAAVVKAAEAEAAAGDDFGAAAGQSFTSDSTGAGTLADDEALAALREKLSGGNA, encoded by the coding sequence ATGACTACCGCAACGACCGCCCCGGCCACCAAGCAGGTCGCCATCAACGACATCGGATCTGCTGAGGACTTCCTGGCCGCGGTCGAGAAGACTCTGAAGTTCTTCAACGACGGCGACATCATCGAAGGCACGATCGTCAAGATCGACCGCGATGAGGTTCTGCTCGACGTCGGATACAAGACCGAGGGTGTCATCCCCTCCCGCGAACTTTCCATCAAGCACGACGTCGACCCCAACGAGGTCGTCAAGGTCGGCGACGTGGTCGAGGCCCTCGTTCTCCAGAAGGAGGACAAGGAAGGCCGACTGATCCTCTCCAAGAAGCGCGCCCAGTACGAGCGTGCATGGGGAGACGTCGAGAAGATCAAGGAAGACGACGGCGTCGTCACCGGAACCGTCATCGAGGTCGTCAAGGGTGGCCTCATCGTCGACATCGGTCTCCGTGGCTTCCTGCCGGCCTCGCTCATCGAGCTGCGTCGCGTCCGCGACCTGACCCCGTACCTGGGTCAGGAGATCGAGGCGAAGATCCTCGAGCTGGACAAGAACCGCAACAACGTCGTCCTCAGCCGCCGTGCTCTCCTCGAGCAGACGCAGTCCGAGTCGCGCACCACGTTCCTCAACAACCTGCACAAGGGCCAGGTCCGCAAGGGCCAGGTCTCGTCGATCGTCAACTTCGGTGCGTTCGTCGACCTTGGCGGCGTTGACGGCCTCGTGCACGTCTCCGAGCTGTCCTGGAAGCACATCGAGCACGCCTCCGAGGTCGTCGAGGTGGGCCAGGAGGTCACCGTCGAGATCCTCGAGGTCGACCTCGACCGCGAGCGCGTCTCCCTGTCGCTGAAGGCGACGCAGGAGGACCCGTGGCAGGTCTTCGCCCGCACCCACGCGATCGGTCAGATCGCTGCGGGCAAGGTCACCAAGCTCGTTCCGTTCGGTGCGTTCGTCCGCGTCGCAGACGGCATCGAGGGCCTCGTGCACATCTCCGAGCTCTCCAGCAAGCACGTCGAGCTGGCTGAGCAGGTCGTCTCCGTCGGCGAAGAGGTCTTCGTCAAGGTCATCGACATCGACCTGGAGCGTCGTCGCATCTCGCTGTCGCTCAAGCAGGCCAACGAGTCGGTCGACCCCAACGGCACCGAGTTCGACCCGGCTCTGTACGGCATGCTCGCCGAGTACGACGACAACGGCGAGTACAAGTACCCGGAGGGCTTCGACCCCGAGACCGGTGCGTGGAAGGAAGGCTTCGACGCTCAGCGCGAGGCATGGGAGCAGGAGTACGCTGCAGCCCAGGCTCGCTGGGAGGCGCACAAGGCTGCCGTCGTCAAGGCCGCCGAGGCCGAGGCTGCCGCGGGCGACGACTTCGGCGCTGCCGCTGGTCAGTCGTTCACGAGCGACTCCACCGGCGCCGGCACGCTCGCCGATGACGAGGCTCTCGCCGCTCTGCGCGAGAAGCTCTCGGGCGGCAACGCGTAA